In Erigeron canadensis isolate Cc75 chromosome 7, C_canadensis_v1, whole genome shotgun sequence, one DNA window encodes the following:
- the LOC122609316 gene encoding F-box/LRR-repeat protein 12-like, with protein sequence MNLKRDSSCKSKQTKGTILYLGNRKLSTLHCSNINDPTYDKKKTHYENQSTQYKNNGTSILPTYHRSDATDVGLISIASTCPFLSAISLWNCYSVSDGGLEILTKSCKSLKEVYLGGCENITDKGILSLNQNCRQLRTLQISWCQKIHGVGLQGISPTLTCLEFKNYVWDPVLYRIFSEGSLEYLSICISVPYDSYLRQAEIDLGFASNLKILDFRNCKRVGDNTIKKISMGCPMLKEWNLSFCDNVRLPGWEWIGFYCQSLERLHVHNCRNFCDQGLLALGNGCRLLSVIYMSDCRQITPSGIQAFKTQREDVEISDIQLTTIAPSWAFTFRGQENQLKLKDSPL encoded by the exons ATGAACTTAAAAAGAGACTCAAGTTGCAAAAGTAAACAAACCAAGGGGACCATCTTGTATTTAGGCAACCGAAAACTCTCTACGCTCCATTGCTCCAATATAAATGATCCCACgtacgataaaaaaaaaacccattacGAGAATCAGAGCACGCAATATAAAAACAACGGGACTTCGATATTACCCACTTATCACCGCAG TGATGCCACTGACGTAGGACTTATTTCTATTGCTTCTACCTGTCCATTTTTGTCTGCAATCAGTTTATGGAATTGTTATTCTGTTAGCGATGGTGGATTGGAAATCTTAACAAAATCATGTAAATCCTTAAAAGAAGTGTATCTTGGAGGTTGCGAGAACATAACCGACAAGGGGATTTTGTCTCTCAACCAAAATTGTCGTCAACTTAGAACACTTCAAATATCTTGGTGTCAAAAAATTCATGGTGTTGGCTTGCAAGGGATATCTCCTACCTTAACTTGTCTAGAATTTAAAAACTATGTGTGGGATCCAGTTCTTTATAGAATTTTTAGTGAAGGGTCCCTCGAGTATCTAAGCATTTGCATTTCCGTTCCTTATGACTCGTACTTAAGACAGGCGGAAATTGATTTAGGATTTGCTTCAAATCTTAAAATCCTCGACTTTAGAAACTGCAAGCGCGTTGGGGATAACACGATTAAGAAAATCTCAATGGGGTGTCCAATGCTGAAAGAGTGGAACTTATCATTTTGTGATAATGTTCGGCTACCAGGTTGGGAGTGGATTGGTTTTTACTGTCAAAGTTTGGAGAGACTTCATGTGCACAACTGTCGAAATTTCTGTGATCAAGGATTACTTGCTTTGGGTAATGGCTGCCGACTCCTATCAGTCATATACATGAGTGATTGCCGCCAAATCACTCCATCTGGGATTCAAGCTTTCAAGACACAGAGAGAGGATGTGGAGATCAGCGATATACAACTCACAACAATTGCACCCAGTTGGGCATTTACGTTTAGGGGGCAGGAAAATCAATTGAAGCTTAAAGATTCCCCGCTATGA
- the LOC122609318 gene encoding F-box/LRR-repeat protein 12-like, with protein sequence MDVGVTKQNSCITHLRDEDLCLIFDKLYKTCDRESFGLTCRRFLEIQNSNSKCLELGRSSWPKRTRVIYDGTDPLILDKLLNRFRNVESLSFTHCDKLSDSDLTRLQEYGSKLQSLSLSYCRLVTDIGLTSVASGCPFLSIISLRECSISDHGLEILTKSCKSLTEVNLNGCSSITDKGILSLNQNCREIRAISIAGCKEIRGVGFKGISPTLIILEANSCDFDLAGVTGIISGGGLKYLNLSYSYKREQGLAILVSGSASNLRILDLMRCNFVDDAAIESISKGCPLLEEWNLSFCDEIGISGWESIGLNCHNLEIIYVHGCKKLCDKGLLALGNGCERLSKVYMNTKYGKNITRSGKLMFKTQRPDVKIEQEISMKTNFPFWKFTWPYTRWLWD encoded by the coding sequence ATGGATGTGGGTGTTACGAAACAGAATTCGTGCATTACACACTTGAGAGATGAGGATTTGTGTTTGATCTTCGATAAGTTATACAAAACCTGTGACCGCGAATCCTTTGGCCTAACTTGTCGCCGTTTTTTAGAAATTCAAAACTCAAATTCTAAATGCTTAGAACTCGGACGCTCAAGCTGGCCAAAGAGAACTCGTGTTATCTATGATGGGACAGATCCTTTGATACTTGATAAACTGCTTAACCGTTTTAGGAATGTAGAGTCACTATCCTTCACCCATTGTGATAAACTTTCTGATTCTGATTTGACAAGGTTGCAAGAATATGGCTCTAAGTTGCAGTCTCTTTCCCTTTCTTATTGTCGGCTTGTAACTGACATTGGACTTACTTCAGTTGCTTCTGGTTGTCCATTTTTGTCGATTATTAGTCTTCGTGAGTGTTCTATTAGTGATCATGGATTGGAGATTTTAACAAAATCCTGTAAATCTTTAACAGAAGTGAACCTTAATGGGTGCTCTAGCATAACAGATAAGGGCATTTTGTCTCTCAACCAAAACTGTCGCGAAATTAGAGCAATTAGCATAGCTGGGTGCAAAGAAATACGTGGCGTGGGCTTCAAAGGGATTTCTCCAACATTGATTATCTTAGAAGCGAATTCTTGTGATTTTGATCTCGCGGGTGTTACTGGAATCATAAGTGGAGGTGGTCTTAAGTATCTAAACCTTTCGTATTCATACAAAAGGGAACAAGGTTTGGCAATACTCGTTTCAGGTTCTGCCTCAAATCTTAGAATCCTTGACTTGATGAGATGCAACTTTGTTGATGATGCCGCGATAGAAAGTATCTCAAAAGGGTGTCCATTACTAGAAGAATGGAACCTGTCGTTCTGTGATGAGATCGGAATTTCAGGTTGGGAGTCCATTGGATTGAATTGTCACAATTTGGAAATAATCTATGTTCATGGATGTAAGAAGCTATGTGATAAAGGATTACTGGCTTTGGGGAACGGCTGTGAGCGTCTGTCAAAGGTATATATGAACACTAAGTACGGCAAAAACATTACTCGATCTGGGAAACTCATGTTCAAGACACAGAGACCGGATGTGAAGATCGAACAGGAGATATCAATGAAGACAAATTTCCCATTTTGGAAATTTACCTGGCCCTATACTAGATGGTTATGGGATTAG